In Balaenoptera acutorostrata chromosome 12, mBalAcu1.1, whole genome shotgun sequence, a single window of DNA contains:
- the LOC114235901 gene encoding speedy protein E5-like gives MAILIPSDVTCNMLKEAGFNLQGELQGKTQDLPAVSELKSWKKRGQRRNMWTVNHVEGTKLRMNKRRSSYRPEDQEAFYQLLEDPVIQSFLEADIFLKVSDKYLLSMVVEYFGRVGLPGHLYNRIHFFLALYIASDMEEDNPTSKRSIYQFLLGREHWPDLYKEFLKLKVEFFHAMGHRAWVTPDLCEEIQAQNPHHWVWSRARQCAP, from the exons ATGGCCATTCTTATCCCTTCAGATGTCACATGCAACATGCTCAAG GAGGCAGGGTTCAATCTTCAGGGTGAGCTGCAAGGGAAGACTCAGGACCTCCCAG CTGTCTCCGAGCTGAAGTCCTGGAAGAAGCGCGGGCAGAGGAGGAACATGTGGACCGTCAATCATGTTGAGGGAACGAAACTCAGGATGAACAAGAGAAGATCCAGTTATCGTCCAGAAGACCAGGAGGCCTTCTACCAGCTGCTGG AGGACCCTGTTATCCAGAGCTTCTTGGAAGCTGATATTTTCCTGAAAGTGTCTGACAAG TACCTGCTCTCCATGGTGGTGGAGTACTTCGGGCGTGTCGGGCTGCCTGGTCACCTCTACAACAGGATCCACTTCTTCCTGGCCCT CTACATCGCCTCCGACATGGAGGAGGACAACCCCACGTCCAAGCGGAGCATCTACCAGTTCCTGCTGGGCAGGGAGCACTGGCCAGACCTCTACAAGGAGTTCCTCAAGCTGAAGGTGGAATTCTTCCATGCGATGGGGCACCGAGCCTGGGTCACCCCGGATTTGTGTGAGGAG ATCCAGGCCCAGAACCCACATCACTGGGTCTGGAGTCGAGCGCGCCAGTGCGCCCCCTAG